The proteins below are encoded in one region of Diceros bicornis minor isolate mBicDic1 chromosome 14, mDicBic1.mat.cur, whole genome shotgun sequence:
- the RHAG gene encoding ammonium transporter Rh type A, with product MRFKFPLVAIGLEVVMIVLFALYVQYETDPNISQQPNSTDATDKDIFLELYPLFQDVHVMVFVGFGFLMTFLKKYGFSSVGFNLLIAALGLQWGLLVQGLLHSHGQKFHIGIKNMINADFSTVTALISFGAVLGKTSPVQMLIMTMLEIAVFAANEYLVVEIFKASDVGASMTIHAFGAYFGLTVAGVLYRSGLKKKHENEESVYHSDLFAMIGSLFLWMFWPSFNSAIAEAGNKQYLAIVNTYLSLTACVLTTYALSSLTEREGKLNMVHIQNATLAGGVAVGTCANMEIPPYASMIIGSIAGLVSMFGFKILTPFFATKLRIHDTCGVQSLHGLPGVVGGIASIVVVDMEVSDISTVPSQAYALGSSIGTAVVGGLVTGLILRLPIWGQSSDKKCYDDSVYWEVPKWREHDERKHLEIGI from the exons ATGAGGTTCAAATTCCCGTTGGTGGCCATTGGCCTGGAAGTTGTCATGATTGTTTTATTTGCATTATATGTTCAGTATGAAACGGATCCGAATATTTCCCAGCAGCCCAACAGTACCGACGCAACAGACAAGgacatattccttgagctatatCCTC TATTCCAAGATGTGCACGTTATGGTATTTGTTGGGTTTGGCTTCCTCATGACCTTCCTGAAGAAATACGGCTTCAGCAGCGTGGGCTTCAACCTACTAATTGCTGCTCTGGGCCTCCAATGGGGCCTTCTTGTACAGGGGCTCCTGCACAGCCATGGACAGAAATTCCACATTGGAATCAAAAA cATGATCAATGCAGACTTCAGTACAGTCACCGCTCTGATTTCTTTTGGAGCCGTCCTGGGAAAAACAAGTCCAGTCCAAATGCTGATCATGACAATGTTAGAAATCGCTGTCTTTGCTGCCAATGAATATCTGGTTGTTGAGATatttaag GCCTCTGATGTTGGAGCATCCATGACGATCCATGCCTTTGGGGCATATTTTGGTTTGACTGTAGCAGGCGTCCTGTATCGATCAGGCCtgaaaaagaagcatgagaaTGAGGAGTCTGTGTACCACTCAGACTTGTTTGCAATGATTG GGTCTCTTTTCCTATGGATGTTTTGGCCCAGCTTTAATTCGGCCATCGCGGAAGCTGGAAACAAACAGTACCTGGCCATCGTAAACACATACTTGTCTCTCACTGCCTGTGTGCTCACAACCTACGCACTCTCCAGCCTCACTGAACGGGAAGGCAAGCTTAATATG GTTCACATTCAGAATGCAACCCTGGCTGGAGGTGTTGCTGTGGGCACTTGTGCGAACATGGAGATTCCACCATATGCTTCCATGATCATTGGGAGCATTGCAGGACTCGTCTCCATGTTTGGGTTCAAGATCTTGACT ccatttttcgcTACTAAACTGAGGATCCATGATACGTGTGGGGTCCAAAGCCTACATGGCTTACCTGGTGTGGTCGGAGGCATCGCCAGCATTGTGGTTGTTGACATGGAAGTATCTGACAT ATCTACCGTGCCAAGCCAGGCGTATGCACTAGGTTCTTCCATCGGAACAGCGGTTGTTGGAGGGCTGGTCACAG GTTTAATTCTAAGGCTTCCTATCTGGGGACAATCATCTGACAAGAAATGCTACGATGATTCTGTCTATTGGGAG gtTCCAAAGTGGAGAGAACACGACGAACGCAAGCATCTGGAAATTGGAATCTAA